Within the Helicoverpa armigera isolate CAAS_96S chromosome 24, ASM3070526v1, whole genome shotgun sequence genome, the region GACACCAAATCTACAATTCATATCTTAATTCCAGCGTCTCAAACGGTGCTATCTATCAAGCCTTCTACCTTCCATCAAGCAGACCTAAGTCAATACGTCATCAGACCTCTGGATCTTGAAGCTAGCTCCATGGGTTATAAGGATACCATCTGCCATAGAAGTTTCTGCTGTGAATTCTATGTCAAAACTGCTTCAggtaaattatagtttttttatgttttttcatgTTCCTCTCGTATTTGTTTTCGCCTGAAATATTTGACTGCTAGGAAAAgcttaaagattttaataaccTTCCTGTGACACATGATTCATATGTACACACTGATTATACTATTGTGTCTGCTTAGTTGACAATGAAGTGATTAATATTAGGCAGAGTATTTAActtaactttttacaaaaacatggtTGCCCTGAATTTCAATTTTGGcgtattatataataaaaagatcTGCCCTTGTAATCATAATAGGACAAGTAAATTAAAAGTAAGctgttgtaataattttatgtttgctATTTTAGGTAGCAAAAACGAAGCGAGCTACAAGTTGGCTGCATTCAATGGCGTGCTTCCAGTCAGCGATCACCACAATATTGCAGCTGAGATCTGTCTTATTTCTGGGTAAGTTAGCTTTTTACTCAcaaaaagtcaaagttaaataTGTGTATTGAAATTCGGTTggataaattatcattttttcaCGTAAATTAAATTGGACAGCCCTTAAAAACGTCCTCCTTTTACCACTTCCCAGTGCTATGGCTGGGAATGGTAAAATTGAGGAAATTGGTCGGTAAATAAGTTCAATTACCGCATTATAAACATGATAAAAATCCGCAGATTTATCTAAATGGATCTTGTCTTActggtttttataaaaacatttatatttttctttcagatctGAAAATTCAGACACAGTTTTCGAAAGAATTTCTGTAACTGCCAACTTCACGAAACAAAACGCCCAGTTCCCCCTCGTCCAATCTGCAATATTGCCAGCAGAAAATTTCAAATTCACCACCAAAGCCAGTGAAAATTCACAACAGGTAACACTGGAAGCTGTCAATGtcaaaagtttacaaaatgTCGGAATTTTCGGTAAAGATAGCGCAGTTTTAGAAGATAATTATGTATATGGAGAGAAAAATAATACGGAAACTgtacaaaatgatatttatgaatatattttcaatGAGGATGTTCAGGAATTCTTCGATTACGTCTGGATACGTTTAAGAATATTGATCGTAGTTGTGTCTATCTACATTTTGGAAATGATGTAAGGTACAAAATCGAGaaaagtttgtaattttttatacacttttgaatgatttcaaaaaatatcggGGATTATAAATAAGAGAATTTAACTAAATGGTTGTTTATTGAAATACCTTTTTAGTTTAAaggtagtttttaaataatgattagatataatatatctcttttatataaatgacAGCGGGTTTTTAAAATTGAGCGAGTGTGATGTCTGCAAAATGTACTAGTTCAATTTATTTGAACTCAgtgtcatttaaatatttttgtacccaTTATGTAcatactacaaaaaaataaattgaaatcattGCCTGAAAACAATGTTTCAAAATTCGTTTTATCACGATTTTGTTAAATGCCAAATCTTGATAAATATTGTACTTTTTAATGAATgagtgataaataaaataatgatgtatACTTTTGCATATATTTTAGATACAGATTTTTAATTATCTGGTGATTTCAAAATTTGTTACTGTATAAAGCCAGTGTATgctattttaactaaaaaatatatgtgtctCTTCATTGTGCCAAGATAATAAGATTATTTGTAAGTTACTTATTTGATGGGCaaggttattaatatttaacgtTAAAAGTGTGAGatctagtttaaaaaatatgaggataatgaacaataattaaaattaattaacttacctacttattaatatttttgattttaatttctttcattaatgttcattgtcctttaaatagtacctacaaaatatgGTTTGTTTTGAGAACTGATTTGTGTACGTGATTGTACTTCAATAAGATTTTGTCGACGACTGTACTAATGTCTGTAGTaagaacatgttttattttttatggttaaGGCCCAAATATTATCAACATAAACGTCGGTTCTCTtaaaatttcgtttattttgtagATGAAATTTGGAAAAATGGCCGTTTATTTTGCAGATAGGCCTAACCAGTAGTTTAGAAGAGCTACAGTGATAATTGATACATTTGTATAATTGAGTAAAAGtatgaatgaatattatattaatcgTGTGTTTGTAAAGTACAGTCGCGACAAACTGCTGTGATATTAGTTTTAtgcatgtttttaattaaatatagaagatttttttatggataacgctgtgttttatttcttgttaGAGAAGCTGGTCAAGCAAAATCATATATGTATCAAGATATGAGGAGgcggtaaataaatataatatttccattAATATGTCTTCATTATATTTACAAGAAACAACAATGTTCTAAGGTACAGGGAAAGTACTGTTTTCATCCACCACTTTACTACAACGATAACTACAATATTATAAGAATTTTACGACACGACAAGCATTCTTTACTTTAGAAGTTAGTAACCAAAACCTCactattgaaataaatgtttttccaaaatatttacagcaTAATTGTATTTGCGATTCCTACAACACTTGCCTTAATAAGTACAGGTACATATGTAAGCGAAGTTCATTAACTAATGTCTGTTGGTATATCTGTGGTGTTTGTGGTTGTGAATATACTTCACGTGGTCTTCATCGTCATCGTACAGAGTCTTCTCTATCCATCTCATGAACGCTTCCACCTGAAATTATACATTGCTAAGTTATTTTCTTCAGGACAAGTGGACTTTATTTGGGACCAATCAAtagggaaaaaggcttgggagacATATTGATAGCCAATAGTCTTATTTGATAATGATCTTTAAAGATTTCACTAAGCAACAAACAAACGGCATTAGTCACTCTCGCTCGAGATAGGTGCTATCAAAATTCAATCAGCTTTTCACAATATGTTGCTATATCTAATTTTTTATGGAGTTTCTTGACGGTTATTCTTCGtaaagtttcaattttattttacctttgtgTAGACATCAGGTTTTCCCCTGGCACAGGGTATGCCCCACGACACGATTCCGATCTGACGACCTTCCCGCACCAGGGGACCGCCGGAATCACCCTGGAAAAATATATTGACgcgatttttaagaaaattgatgaATGCACGGTATAGAGCGTGTATTTTTTCCTATTTACGTATTAGTCCAATTAAAAAAGATTATTCTTCAATTATGTcttgacataattattatgaaaaatgatTGTAACGTTTGGAATATAACAAGTACATTGATCCGTGGGTACATTTCTTAACTAGAACGTAGTGTTTCTTTTCAAGTTAGAtggatttattattaaaaaaagaccGACGTGGTTTGTCAAACCTATTAGCAGGAAAGTGTAATGTAAACGGCAAGCTGgtttccgcggtttcatccgctttTTGTCAACGCTACTACCCGTATATagctaaaatatagcctgtcacctaatgtagcttttcaacagtaacaaaattttcaaatcggcttAGTAGTGGTTTCAAaatctttagggtacaaacaaaaaatatttcctcctcAAAATATTACGGTATATTTCCAGTTAATCTTAAATCTTCCTAAATAACTACTTACATGACAAGCCCCCTCCCCAGCTTTAGTCAGCGCACAGATCTGAGTCTCGAACACAGCATTAACACTCTTGTGGGCTTCCTTACACTCTTCATAGGTGATGGAGCGTAGTTCCAGCTGCATCAGGTCATTGGGCAGGCGGCCTGGGTACTGAGGGACAAGGGTTGTGGGTGGTAAGTAGGTAGATGGTTTGGGCTCAAGTAAACGTATGTTGGTAACAGATTGCTATTACTAATTTTATAGGCGTCTTAAGCCTGTATGTTAAAGTTTGATAttggttatttaattaaatcataattaaagTATAGGTACCTTATGATATAGAATTTTCTGtgttttatgatgaaaataagtcggtttctaatattatataatataattatgtatatgtatgtatgatatgtatttgtaattttgataagaTAGGACGATAAACAGCTTTCTAATCGTGTACCTAACTAAAGCCTAGTGATAAAATAAACTCTAgtgttttaatttcaattaaatacttAGTCGATGGGGTATATTAGAAGTACATGCACTTATCTAATCCATATTCTAAAACGAATATCACATTTTCTTACACTTTTTCCTACCATATCACTGTATGTTACTGaacaattgaaaatcaaacAATTCAAACCCACAAACTCCAACTCACCGAAGTAGTCCCCCACCCCGTCAACACGAGCTCCTCCCCCTTTTCCACCGGCTCATCGTTCAGCTCCACAGCATCTACGGTACTCCCGAAATCCACCTCCTCATCAGTGAAGAGTATGGCTATGTCGTTCTTGATGATGTAGTCGTCGTAATCCTCGTGGATGACCACCTTGCGGATGGTGTATGCTGTGCCTCCGGAGCGCAGCTGGTTGGTCCCTACTACCGCTTTGAAGTATTGAGGTTTTAGTCTGGAAGGTTGgtagaaattttaattatgaatagAATTGTGAGATGACATCACACAGAGGAGTATGGATATTAGGGCAGaattaataatacctaattgttctatttttatttcgatCAGAATGTaaccttaattaatatttagccATGATTATATCAggggttttaattttaaatttaataaatgtcCGCTTTGAAGTGACTTTAATAAGAGGCAAATATGTAATTCTGTTGTACGTGCAATAAGCACTTTTTTCGTTGCACAGCGCCTTCCAATTATTTCATAGCAAACCGTGTGTGATTTGCTGAGCaccaattatataaataatgcagtgaaataattaaatattatttcactgcattaatttatctttgtaattataattacttgAGTATTGAGTTGCTAtggtaatcaaaataaatgctGAAAAATGCTTATCTAAATGAATGATGATGTAAtgctaataaataattcttatttcCTTACCTATCAACACAATGAGCAGCTGTCAGAATAACTCTAGGGGTGACAAGCGATGCCCCACAGAAATGCCACACCCCCATATTCTTAAAGAAACTTGGTAGGGATAGAGCCATTGGGAGCCTTAAACCCCCCTACAATTCGCTCCCAGTCTTCACGGGCATCAGGACTTGAGGCAGTGAAGAATTCTGATGACACTGGAatagaagataaattataatcagaataatgtgttaaaaataaatgtttaattttgtaaaaatgtgaTGGTAAGAGGAAATAACAGTATGGTCAGTTCAAAAAGTATTTGTCAGAAGtgggattcgaacccacgcccACAGAAGTGGACTGCGACCTGAACGCAGCGCCTTAGACCGCTCGGCCATCCTGACATGTTTAGTGTGGTTGAAATTATCAACTTGTATGTGCAGATTTATAGCTGGAGATAAAAATAGACACTGACGTCACAGGTAGTTGATAATTCACTTTGCGTCGACTGCATGCAATCAATAGTTTCAGTTTAAACGATTTAAGACTTTAAAGACATAGAAATAAGAGTTAACTGTTAAATTTTGTATGACGTAGAAGAGTTGAATTAAGGTCAGTTTAATTGAAGGTCAGAGATTCTGTGTAGTTGCTATGCAGTAGTTTTTCAGCTCGTGAGATATTACATAACTGAGTCAGATTTTTAaccttgtttaaataaaataatgaaggtcgtTTAGTCAAAAGTTCCTTGCCTTAGTGGCATATAAACACGTAAGACAGGTATCAAAAAGCTAAGAAGAATGTTACAATTAGTAACTTTAGAATCTGAATGTAAACAAAACGTTATGATCTGTAATTTTATTAGGTatcatcacaaaaaaaaaatctaaattctaaacaaaataatgcaaCCTCTTTTCTCAGCATACAATACTGAACAAGGCACTGGCCACTTTGCATCAAAAACTCGTGGATGCCATTAAAGTTTTGTCttctagttttatttctttttgactGTAATGGCTTTGATCAGATTTTTTTGATAGAAATAGGGCAGTATTTTAGCTTCTATAAAGTGCAACCTTTTTGCAGTTTAGATTTTAGcggtattttattgaaaaaaaaaaatgtccttATTGACATttgatatcattaaaatatttgaagtgttaataatgaattatttattactgaatggTTTACATTTTATGTGAATTGTAGAAATTAAGTTTGACATTTTTCCTACATCaaagaagtttttttctaaCGTTTTTAAGGTGAGTAGTAGTTAATTTATCTTACATTTAGCATTTCTAGGATCCTGTTTAACTTGGTTTGGCGTTTGATATCCCGTTTGACCGTTTACAAATATCTCCACATTTGGTTTTAAATCTTTCATTTTGAGTACTTCGAcagttttaatgttattttctttgaaaggtTCTTCAGTTATTTCATTATCCTTTAAGATATTTCTTGGGACATCTGAGAAAGGAAATACGAATtgctgaattattattattttgtatcttcGTGATGACCTTATTATATTATCTGTGTaagattcatttaaaacatcCGTCAATATCCTATTATTACACTTtagatttcatttaatttaactacaaacaaaattaaatcaaccGATATTTTTGTTTCGAAGATCGAAGttattacattatgtatgtatacgTAGGACGAAGTGAAGATAAATAATGAGATTATTTTTGAACACATTTACAAATCTTGATACCGAAATATTTGACAAATACCTCGAAATTAAATTCCAAGACGAATTATTAGGTATTAATTAGCAATTTCCTTACCAGCACCAACACAAATCCCAAACAAAACCGCGATTAAGAACCCGTAACGCCTCATTTTGTCACcacttaaacaaaatacaacttATCACCTAAGACCACAAAGTATTGTGTAAAAAACTAGGAAAATTCTTCCCTTATATAGTACATAAACAAATTGTTTCTGACGCAATAGTCTATGTACTAAATTCTTATGGTGATACCCGTATGCTGGGTGTTACGTTGTTTCACAGAAGATAATCGTGGTATATCGTCATTGTTTCAAGGTGGTTTGATAGAATTTGATATTGTATCTTTATCTTTTTGATGAAAGTGAGGTCGGGATAAAGGTATATGGTCTGTTATTTTGAGAGTTATAGTGTAAAAGGGCTAGTTGAGTGAGCCTGTGGTAATAATTCGAGCATTAATACCGATTGCGGCAGATTGCTGTAAAGTTCTATCAGGAAAACATCCTGATTGGTCTGGTTGTTGGTGATTTCATCAGTCGTTAAATGTGGAACCTACTACTGTTACACTCTATTGCTCAACTCTTAATTCAgtcgaaaaatatatttaaactggaCAAAGAATGGTTTCAAAAGTTATACATAAAAACGTTCCCAAACTTCTACCTAAGCTATGTATTTTTCGCAGAGATTCGTGAAACAAACGTACATGAAATAAACATGACATTTTCAGATAATTAGGTTAATGTCTCTagagaatcatcatcatcatcttcctgcccttatcccaattttatttggggtcggcgcagcatgttttctccttccatactcttctatctgccatcatctcacaagaaacattctttcttatcatatctactttcacacaataaCGAAGACATTATTAGTCTAGCCTACGGTAAGCATATTTTTCAGACCatgtatatttacttaattagtataagtttaccggcctttatatcctccgtccgtggtactgagaaattgaccaggaaaattctcccttccacactggtcaattgcgaggtaccatgcctggctgaggctgtagaggcttggaaaatcacctgcccgaatattgatctacccgtcaacccatcctctcagagacagtgggatgagccgctctgcagagctacacggaataatctgattaatacgtcaatttcttctgcagagcgagcgcgccttctggctgtgggcgaatgggagtcgggtttatggcttctggcacttccgtcgtcaaacataggcaccttgtttgacgacaccactttccggcTTGCTGTTTGCTTgcgtgctgctctcctcaccgctgcccatgtggtgaagctgtcattagccttggacaccacggcttgtcatgtagccgcagcgccggccgttttgcacggcatgcgaatatcaatgacataatccgtcgcgctcttgttgccgtcggcgttccagccatattagaacccaatggtctggcacgcgacgatggcaagagaccagacggtatgtggaagatgggtaggtctttagtatgggacgcgacctgcgtcgatactcttatttatttatttatttatttacaaatttttgtacacacacataataaagaaagatgacaggaaagaaagaatttacaaaggtaatgcttgcaccatctcaccttcctagctcggcgcgatgtgctggttccgctgctgcggctgcagaggacctcaaacggcgcaaatatagtaccctggtgggtaactatacctttgagccgtttggggttgaaaccctcgggccgtggggtccaagtgctcatctcctatataaggatatcgctaagcgacttgctgacacttcaggtgacccaagggctggtttttattttggccaaaaagtaagcattgccatccaacgtggcaatgctgccagcctcttgggtacactcccggtgggcagcgatgaggagttttttgatgcaattttttaatatttttatttatagtaagtgtatatattaggtaataagttagttgtatgttgtatatatatttattattaagttattgtaaaaagttattagtTCATCTATCTTTTTTTCCAGTCTCAAACTTCGTCGACAGAAACGAAGTAAAAAGAGTAAGTAAATGGATAGGTATACTTGAACATACCTCTCTCATTGATAAATGTACTACACACAACCATTTTCGCATACTCGAGCCATCAGCCACGACACGGCACTTCcccataaaataaacaattgcaaCCCATGGGATATTAACATTCTTGTCTTGGACTTGTACAGGAAATGGACCATTTTGTCATACTGTGTCGGCGCTTGGCTAAATCATATGTTGTGAGGAGCATGGCTAATTTGTTTAAGACTTATATGTTATGTTGTAGTAAGCTggtcaatttattttgtagggAAGAAATAGGTTTATATTTAGTTAGGAATTCCTTTACTTACCTTGaacattaagttttattttattttgctttgccCTACAGGGTCCACAATATTGTACCTAGCGCTAAGCTAAATTGTAACACCTACtttatacattgtggaatgcaaataaataatatgaatattaatgaatatgAATAGAAGGACTATCTGAATTGATACCAAAGAGCTCGCGTGGCACTTTTGGTCCGTGgctgggtgaccatcttgtcatgacgagttcttccaaAATTGTCAGGTCCCcggggtcccggctgtcatttaaacatcttgtCAGTCGAAGTTCTGCTTGTGAAAAAGCCAGAAGGAGTGACAACCAATCTTATTGGCGGGTATCGGGTTGCACAGGTAACTAGGTTGAataggtcggataggcagtcagGTCATAGTTTGCTTACGTTTcgaatgttatttattgtaagtaaattCAGTTCAGAGCAGTAGAGTGtgtttataatgtttacattttatttcagaaatgatATCATCAGAATTTGACTTAACGATGttatgatatgtttattttattaagattatGTGCAAAAACGTTTACAGTTATTTGAGTTCGTATTCACGTTTCTATTACTACTCCATTGAATTTTCACAAACtaacaacttttcaaaaaaaggtaaaactacgccatattttatatgaattaaaaataatcttagatTATTCAATACACACAACTGACCTACATATATCGATCAACAAAGTATGTAATAAGCCAACTATTAAAATTCGCGTCCCGCCATATACAGGATGTGCACAATTTGCGCGCGTCGCAAACGCATTGCCTACACTTACAGGACTAATCAACGTTCTGACTCGCATTCGTGATTGGACATCGAGATTCAAGCGTACAAATAAGATATTAGGTCAATATGTTTCTTAGTAAGTAAGctactttatttaaaatgaaggtTTCGGGGAAGAAAATGTTGGTTTGTAGTGAAATTGTGACAAACAGATATACCTAGTTTGAGTAAGTGTAAAAAGGAATGTATAATTTCAGTTAAGGGTTTCTTTCATTCTCACTTGTGAGGTGAAAAATGTAGGTCTAGACAACCGTTTTATTTGATCTGAATTACACTAGCAATTATACCATAATTGTGATTGATCATTTTCCTTATTGTTGCAACAGTGTTATCAATGTAAAGTACGACTTATTCTTGGCttcaatagtttttaaaatttgcAAGCAGCGTTTTATAAGGAGATTCTGTATGTTAACGTGcgattcttaaaatattttgtctccTTAACTTTGTGATCCGTTATAAATTGCTTGGAATTTAAGAAGACATCAAAAATTTCATGTAAAAAACCTTCTCCAAAACGTACTTATTCAATGTAAAGGTGACACCAGATGGGCGTTCGGCGCCGCTCGTTCCTGCATACGAATGCAAGTCATTACAAATGCCGACACGCGCGCGATGATCATGCACATTATGTTGCGTACATCGCTGCGATAATCTCAGCTCGTCTAATAGAGGCTTTATTTGCAGCTCGCTTTGAGAATAAGTATTGCTTGCTTTGTTTTGTAGTAAATTCTTGTATGTGATTACTTTTGCGATGATATTTTGTGTTGATTTGAGATTAAATCAGCTAATGACACTGAATTTTATTTCTGTCAAATGGaactaaaattaagatttttaaaaatttggTTTAACGTCAAAGATAGAACTGATTAGAATGCATTTATTAAATCATCaatgtattattatgtttatgtaaaggACAAATGCCAAATATGAATTATATAGCAACATTTACATCACAGCAATTTGTTGCTAATTAATGTGACTAACTCAAATTTTACAGTCCCTGTTCAAGTTTCTTCATTGTTTTTGATACTCTTACTACCTTGTATTTCCGCTTTCCATGCGACTTATCAATCGGTTTTTCAACACACTTATTTACTCCTCAAAATACCTGACTTATTGATACAAAAACAAGATCAACAAACACATTGATGTCAACAAAATTTTGGTAACAAAACGTGCATTCCTTTGTGTATCAATGTAAACTGTTATTTAATACTACGTTGTGATCAGCAGTAGCTTATGAGTTTTATCGAGATGTGGTGTATACTGTATTCTAGTGTTTAACAGTAGACGTGGTTGGAAAATGTTGAGAAATATAGTGATAGTTTTTGTATTGTGTGTTGCGGGTTAGtgtaaagctatattttttgaaattagttcCTACAGTGTTTAAAGACTCGATCCTATTCGATTTTTGATAACCTATCCAATAGGtttttaaacgacttcaaaaaaggagaaggttcataaaaaaacatcctgtattgttttgaaaaaaaaaaaataacaactttgTTCTCAATTACACacaaattaaatgaatttgaatatttcaagcTATTAGATCATCGAAGTGATTATACATGTCATTTTCTTCAGAGCACTTAATTTGGTCAAAATTATACATAATGTGAACCAGCCTAATTATCATGTTGTTTCATCAGGTGTGGTATTCGTAAAATGTCAGTTCTTCGACTGTCACGACGACCCTGGGTATAGTCCCGATGAGGGACCGCTTGCAGATTTGCAGTTTACGTGGCTTGGGGCACTGCAGTACATACATGGTATGTAGATGATGATGTCCTACTGGCCGATTATCGTCTatggtggctgttctcatgtaaggagatcagccaactgcgcatgACATGTTagagtgcacaagcatttgcgcagacacaggtgcgctCACtgttcctttactctcatagtcCGACCGGAGAATGATCAGGCATACATGGTATGCAGACTATGAGGGAAAAATCATCGTTTGCTGGAAATACTATCAGAAAGACTAATTTAGACCAGAAAATTCTGTAGAAGCGTTGCAACAAGTTACGagagaaataaataactgtaataTTTGGTGACATTTTAAGGAGTTTATGAATTTACTGCCATCACTGattctgtattttgtaaaacacataatgtcaaataactttaactGCTTATTTTTCGACATCCTTTCCTGTAGttaacaaaatgtatgtattgcAGTAAAGAACGGCACTCCCCACTACTTCAGGGTGCCGCGAGTGATCCTCATCAGCCGACAGTTTGTGCTGTCCACCGCCGCTGATGCAGCTCAGATACCTGAGGGATATGCCCTGTTAGTACaccatcactacatagtataaaacaaagtcgctttttctgacCCTATATCCCTATGCCCCGTTTGTaggtacgcttaaatcttcaaaacgaCGTAACTGATTTTCATGCGGCTTTTTTATTACATAGAGTGCTTccagaggaaggtttacatgtataataacagccattaaatagtggggaaatactgttaacCCGTATCCCGAAGCCTAGGCGGATCGCTAGTGGTATATAAAGAAGTAGGGTTCAAAAGCCATAAGACAAGGGGCTTTGGAAATCGGAGAAAAAAGAACATGATACCGTTCATTCTGTTtctttcaataaatgttttccAGTTGAAACCCTCGTGTCGTGAGGTCCGAATGGCCAAACCCTATTTAAAGATAGGCAGCTGGTTGACGcctctcgtgaccaaaaggctggctattacctcggacaaaggatcggcatggccatccaacaagctaatgctgccagcctcttgggcacgccaACAGTCGACAGCGATGAGGTTgaatttttgatgattttaattttactatttttttgcttttactaggatagtttttataattgttgtaaata harbors:
- the LOC110382105 gene encoding LOW QUALITY PROTEIN: chymotrypsin-1 (The sequence of the model RefSeq protein was modified relative to this genomic sequence to represent the inferred CDS: inserted 2 bases in 2 codons); its protein translation is MRRYGFLIAVLFGICVGAVSSEFFTASSPDAREDWERIVGGFKAPNGSXPYQVSLRXMGVWHFCGASLVTPRVILTAAHCVDRLKPQYFKAVVGTNQLRSGGTAYTIRKVVIHEDYDDYIIKNDIAILFTDEEVDFGSTVDAVELNDEPVEKGEELVLTGWGTTSYPGRLPNDLMQLELRSITYEECKEAHKSVNAVFETQICALTKAGEGACHGDSGGPLVREGRQIGIVSWGIPCARGKPDVYTKVEAFMRWIEKTLYDDDEDHVKYIHNHKHHRYTNRH